One region of Streptomyces davaonensis JCM 4913 genomic DNA includes:
- a CDS encoding aromatic ring-hydroxylating dioxygenase subunit alpha: MPHMTAFARNQWYVAAYSHEVGRELFGRRVLGEPLVFYRTEGDGTVIALNDRCVHRRYPLSEAPTRLDGDRVVCGYHGFTYDTTGTCVYVPGQKRIPRTARIASYPVVEQDSLVWVWIGDPDLADPRSIPRARHLDSPGWVTVRGMEPIACDYGLLVDNLLDLSHETYLHGGYIGTPEVAETPITTEVDEGAGIVRVSRHMDDAECPPFYAKSTGIEGRIMRWQDIEYHAPCLYLLHSRVAPVGVVPEVDGSDPGGFHTEITYAITPSGDGEVYDFWAVSRDWATDDAEVTEFLRSNNHTVVMQDVTALDLLQRTLGTERHGYQELSINIDTGGLAARRILARLVEEGDKPVEKVL; the protein is encoded by the coding sequence ATGCCTCACATGACCGCCTTCGCCAGGAACCAGTGGTACGTCGCCGCCTACAGCCATGAGGTGGGGCGGGAGTTGTTCGGGCGGAGGGTGCTCGGGGAGCCGCTCGTCTTCTACCGCACGGAGGGGGACGGGACCGTCATCGCGCTCAACGACCGGTGTGTGCACCGGCGTTATCCGCTGTCCGAGGCGCCGACGCGGCTCGACGGGGACCGGGTCGTGTGCGGGTATCACGGGTTCACCTACGACACGACCGGCACATGCGTCTATGTGCCGGGGCAGAAACGCATCCCCCGCACCGCCCGCATCGCCTCCTATCCCGTCGTCGAGCAGGACTCGCTGGTGTGGGTGTGGATCGGGGACCCCGACCTCGCCGACCCGCGGAGCATCCCGCGGGCCCGGCACCTGGACTCCCCCGGCTGGGTCACCGTCCGCGGCATGGAGCCCATCGCCTGCGACTACGGGCTCCTCGTCGACAACCTCCTCGACCTGTCCCACGAGACCTATCTGCACGGCGGTTACATCGGCACCCCCGAGGTCGCCGAGACGCCGATCACCACGGAGGTCGACGAGGGCGCCGGGATCGTCCGGGTGAGCCGGCACATGGACGACGCCGAATGTCCGCCGTTCTACGCCAAGTCGACGGGGATCGAAGGGCGGATCATGCGGTGGCAGGACATCGAGTACCACGCGCCCTGTCTCTATCTCCTGCACAGTCGGGTCGCGCCGGTCGGGGTCGTGCCGGAGGTGGACGGCAGTGATCCCGGTGGCTTCCACACCGAGATCACCTACGCCATCACGCCCTCCGGCGACGGCGAGGTGTACGACTTCTGGGCGGTCTCCCGGGACTGGGCGACCGACGACGCGGAGGTCACCGAGTTCCTGCGGAGCAACAACCACACCGTCGTCATGCAGGACGTCACCGCGCTCGATCTGCTCCAGCGCACGCTCGGCACCGAACGGCACGGCTACCAGGAGCTGAGCATCAACATCGACACCGGTGGACTGGCCGCCCGCCGTATCCTCGCGCGGCTGGTCGAGGAGGGCGACAAGCCCGTGGAGAAGGTCCTGTGA